A stretch of Scylla paramamosain isolate STU-SP2022 unplaced genomic scaffold, ASM3559412v1 Contig72, whole genome shotgun sequence DNA encodes these proteins:
- the LOC135098640 gene encoding conserved oligomeric Golgi complex subunit 6-like — protein MQKTVAEAFVRCFQLTPDEVATIKGSTRESPITPEFFTILDKTQKIRSNTKYLLQTGHQNTALDMAEQMNVCREAGLERLYRWCQGQCCSPDPSPLLTQALAALQERPVLFNLVVEEWMVVVR, from the exons ATGCAGAAGACAGTGGCTGAGGCATTTGTGAGGTGCTTCCAATTGACACCAGATGAGGTAGCCACCATCAAGGGGTCCACCAGAGAGTCTCCCATCACCCCAGAGTTCTTTACCATCTTGGACAAGACACAGAAGATACGCAGCAACACCAAGTACCTCCTGCAG aCGGGCCACCAAAACACTGCCTTGGACATGGCGGAGCAAATGAACGTGTGCCGTGAAGCAGGTCTGGAGAGGCTGTACCGCTGGTGTCAGGGGCAGTGTTGCTCCCCAGACCCCTCACCTTTGCTCACACAAGCCTTAGCAGCTCTGCAGGAGAGACCAGTGCTTTTCAA cctggtggtggaggagtggatggtggtggtgagatga